gttataaaccatttaaaaatcatattaaaatagaTTAATTCAATTGGGacgattaaaaattatatttgtgcTTATCAAATTCTGCTAATGATGGGTTAATAATAAGGCTTAAAGAAGATTACTACATTAAAATACCAAGAAGAAAAGTTCAAAATTGGAGCAACAACTTGTTCTTTTTCTAGCTACTCAAAAGAGCAAGGTAAGTGGAATAAAAGGTTTTGGAATGTTTGGGAAGAATAAAATGGGTTAACAAATACACAAAAACAGAGCAACAATAATAGAGAACAAACACACAAAATTTATAAGGTATTTAAGAATATTTCCCCCTTAAACAAAGATTACTTTCATTAAGATATCAACATACATTAATGACAAGTCACACACAACCTTTGAGAGTACTTTCTCAAGGTAAACTCACCTTTAATGGTGGTCTCACTCAAATACACTAATGCAAAAAGAAGAATTCTAATGGATGAACCGTAGTTGCCTCTCGTATATTAGCCTCTCTCAATGTTGCTAATAATGTTCCAAGACTCATATATATAGTCCCTAACATATTAGAAAACCCTAAAACGAAACCCTTAACCCAAGCACAACAACCCTCAAAACAGAAACTTTGATTTTGGGTCTGCACACATCCGCTGGACAAGCACACCAAGCGCTTGAATGAGCAGGCCTTTACCAGCAGCTACTAATCTTTGTTGCCCTGTGCCTTGTTTAAGCAATGGTCTCCTTTATCCTTGTCTCGTTCGAGGCACAACTTGAACCTTCCTTTtattataaactaataatacaaaatacaaattataattggaaatttgtattttccctttgttgatggctaaataaaacttacaaaatacaCTAAGAATTCACTTGAAGATTATCTTTGTAACGACAACTACTACCCGAaaacttgatacttgttgtaggcgtttaatcactttctttttgtgatattttccCCACAAAGGTAATTGGGTTTTGAATTAATTGggttttgaattggaaattcacaacgagatacaaacaacacaacaccCCTTAGTACTTAGGGTATGTCACTTAACAACAAGTGTATGATGAATTATAAGCTTTGAAAGTTTtaacaaaagttaattactctcttgaAAGATTACAAGTGAAAGAGAAAGAGCAACAATGAGAATTCACAAAATTAGGTGTAGTGAACATCCTTCCCTaagcccctatttatactactcCAGTATAACTAAGGTCATGGCACATTCAATCCCCCATTGATGACCAATATTAATGGCCTCCAATCAATACCATTAACAAggtattcatgagcattattccTCCTAATTACTCCTTTGTAACTCTAGAATTAATATGGAATAAGTAAGGGATTCCAATGCAATCAACTCAAAGAAAACGTAAAGACTCAACAGTTATATCAGAAcaaaaagccgagtcggcttttgctCCATTCCCAAGAAAGTCGACTCGGCTTTTCCTGCTGGACAAAATTAGTTTTCCAGAACCTAAAGTCGAGTCGGATTTAAGCTCAAAACCAAgaaagtcgagtcggcttttcTTGCTGACTCGCTTTTCCAATTTTCTTTTGTCCTATCCTTTGAATCCCTTTTGGACTTTGTATTTAATACATATTGTCCCACTATTATTTGTAATACTTGGTGATTATATACTTAGGATTATTATACACTAAATATTCAACACCTTTTGCACTCCCTTGTCTTCATCAAAGTACACCAAATCATCCACTTTGATTACTTCATCAAGTGAACCAAACTTCAATTCTCATAACCCATGTCGTACATCTTTACTCTCAAGTGTGCAAGATAGAGCATGAGTTATGAGATGATCAAACTCATCACCAATAGCTTGAGATTTAAGACTTGGCACAATAGGATGGTTTCGGCTTTAAAACTGCCAACTCAACCTTCTCTCTTTCCGATCTTGTTTactatttagaaaatatatttttccgtTTGAGATATTTCACAAAAtgttacttaaattattatttaacaatgtaGTTAATCCAACAATAATCTTCTTAAAATTAAACCTCACTTTGTTTAAGACAAACTTTTTTAGACTACATGATAGATTGAGGGAAGAACATGTAAGAACTTTCACAATTGCTATTTATTGGGGTTGTTTAAAAATATTCAGTTTCGAAAATCCGATCCGAATTATCTTGTATCtaactttaaaatgaataaattatttgaaCTTAAAAGTCACATATCCTAATTAGATATGAATCACATTTTCCAATATCCGGATCGATCCGGTATTCGGTGGTTAACACCCTAACTGTTTACGGttattagttttttataattgtatCCCTTATTCCCTTTAATGAGAGTATATATTATACAAAATTGATTTCCCTCTCACATTCTTTTTCCTCTCCATAGTAGAATTTTCACAAACCCAAGCAAAACCTCTCCTGATACAATTTTCTTCAGCAAAGCAgcttcaacaatcaacaatggcgGTAAACATGGCACCAACAAGAACTGCTGTTCTTGGGATAATGACAGGACCCTTCAATTGTCCCTTCTCCTCCAAGAACTCTAATCTTGGACATGGAAATCATTCTCACAATTACTTCTCCCGAATTCCCCCCAAATTTGGTTTCTGTAAACCACTTCATCTCAATGCTAGTTCTAATCGTTCAAGACAGTTGCCTACTTTTCCACAAATTAAAGCTCAGATGGCATCCGGTACTATTTCTTCGATAATTGCTTCAtgggttttatcatttttgatGGATATTCAAATGGGTTGCttgtaattttgtaaataaatctttttccctttatttttgTGTTTCATTGCAATTAGAGCATGTCCCAGATTTCAAATTTTACAAAGTGGAAGCTATTCTCAGGTAGGTTTTTCTTTTTACTATCACTTTCCAGATTATTGATTGAATATTCAGAACAGTATTTGCTTCAAAGCTATGGGTTCTGCTGCAATATCTTTTTGTAGTGCACTTGAGAATTATTGGTGTGTTTAGTTGTCTACTAAGAATTGAATGAAATGAAGTGAGATTCAAGTTCATAACTGACAAAAATTTTAGTCAAAGAAGTAGATTCAAAGAAGTATCAGAAATTTTGTTCATTTCTGACTTCCTTACGTTCTTcattttttggtgattttttcCTTGGTGCTGTGCTGTTGAATCTTTATGGTGAAAGACCCTGGAGAATCCAAAAGGTCTCTGCGGTAAGAACTCCTCTGAAACGCAATTTGATCAATATGTTGTCAGATTAAGTAACTTGTAATTGTATGCTGAATTTTCTTGAGTTGATGCATCTTCATTAGCAAATACTCCTTCTGTCCTTCTCAATTTGCATCTCTTTCCATTTTAGTTTGACTCACTCATTTTATACCATTTCCCTTTTTGGCAATGCTCccactttttttctttaaatcttCTCTACTAACTTATTATCTCTCTCCATCTTAACCACTTATTTCTGTGATCCACttgtttttttgtcttattctcaaacttaatttcactTTCCACTAAATTTCATCCAAAATGATTTGGGTACATTTTAAcagggacggagggagtatattaatTATATGGTGCCAATTTTAGTCATGCATCTAAGATTGTTATCTTTTACTTGAAATCTCAATCTTTTGCGattgctttgacattgttgttgttgttgttactgTTGTTGCTATTGTTGTGGTACTTGAAATCTCAATTATTCCTGATCTGTGTGAAAGAGGGGGTGCTTGGACCCAATAATGGTAAGAATCGATGTAAAAGATGAAAAACAGAATATAGACAATAGAGATGACAAACAACAAACATATAACaagtttatgaggtatcttggattcCTTCCCTCAACAAATGTGTACTTTCATTAACGGATTCAACAATACGTCAACGAATGAACTCTCACCCTTGAGAACAAGCTCTCAAGTCAAATATTTCTCACTTTCATTGACGGATTCAACAAATGTTTactttcatttgttttgtactACCTTAAGTGGAATTCGATATCTTTTGTCACAGGATCTTTTATTGTTTATTCGTTTTTCAGTGTGAAATCTTTATTTCAGCATGTTCTTTTAATTGATTTGCTTTTCTATTGCACCTTTTTGCCACCTTACCATACTCTCAGAGATGGATtccatatatatatgatttttctATACAATAGTTCTCTGCCTATTTTCTTTTCCCCATTCCCCTCTTATTTTCTGTCGAGTAATGCCAATAAAAAGCTGTGTTTGTCTAGTCATGAATCATGATGAGCTGATATTCATTTACATGTTTTGTGCCGtattttgtaaattgtaatttgaTCTGAGTACTTGCATTGTTTCAACTTTCTAGGAATGAATTGCCTTTTTGTTTCTGGGTTTTGACTCCTCAACTTTTTTCTTTGGATTAAATTTTTTGGGACCGCTTGTTCTCTGAATAAAGGCTCTGCTGAAGATGGGCATACGCGGTGTCACGGTTTCTGATGTTCGAGGCTTTGGTGCACAAGGTGGATCTGCAGAAAGGCATGCTGGTTGGTACTTCCTGTTTGTCGACATTTTGTGTTGTGTATCtcaattttttgaataaatagAATGATCTAAAAACTGAACATGACCATTTGACTAGGAGACCTTATTTGTAGCACTATCCTGGCTGGCTCACTAGTTTTTATGCAAATGAATGTCACAAGTTGTTTCTTGAAATACCAATGTTTGCCTGGTTCCCTCAAAAATT
This Amaranthus tricolor cultivar Red isolate AtriRed21 chromosome 13, ASM2621246v1, whole genome shotgun sequence DNA region includes the following protein-coding sequences:
- the LOC130798713 gene encoding nitrogen regulatory protein P-II homolog, with amino-acid sequence MAVNMAPTRTAVLGIMTGPFNCPFSSKNSNLGHGNHSHNYFSRIPPKFGFCKPLHLNASSNRSRQLPTFPQIKAQMASEHVPDFKFYKVEAILRPWRIQKVSAALLKMGIRGVTVSDVRGFGAQGGSAERHAGSEFFEDKFVSKVKMEIVVSKDQVDAVVDLIIQAARTGEIGDGKIFVLPVSDIIRVRTGERGLQAERMSGGWYDMSN